One Candidatus Binatia bacterium genomic window, CGGTTCGATCGCCTCGGGAGCAGGAGCTCTATAACCGAGGGCGCTGTGCGGTCGGACGTGGTTGTACTCGAGCCGCCACCATTGGGTCAGGATCTTTGCCTCCTGCACCGTGTAGAAGATCTCGCCGTTGAGAAGTTCATCGCGAAGCCTTCCGTTGAAGCTCTCGATGTAGCCG contains:
- a CDS encoding transposase, giving the protein GYIESFNGRLRDELLNGEIFYTVQEAKILTQWWRLEYNHVRPHSALGYRAPAPEAIEPLPFRRGIFTPMESAALT